The Pogona vitticeps strain Pit_001003342236 chromosome 3, PviZW2.1, whole genome shotgun sequence genome includes a window with the following:
- the LOC110084082 gene encoding vitelline membrane outer layer protein 1, giving the protein MGFSISAVVISLLSCCLWDTEARRYDSVIKVANGGQWGSWGQREYCLIGHAIGFSLKVEPYQGGKASQDDTALNGLRLVCNDNTFISSTVGKWGAWSEINHCPRPHKLVSFSLRVEKSQGFGDDTAANNIQFLCSDETVLRGNSHNWGHYGLWSPRCKDDTFICGLRTKVESPQQSGDDTAFNDVVFFCCKN; this is encoded by the exons ATGGGCTTTTCCATCAGTGCTGTGGTCATCTCACTCCTCTCCTGTTGTCTCTGGGATACCGAGGCTCGCCGCTATGATTCAGTCATCAAAGTGGCAAATGGAGGACAATGGGGTTCTTGGGGGCAAAGAGAATATTGTCTCATAGGTCACGCTATAGGCTTTTCACTGAAG GTAGAGCCATATCAAGGTGGTAAAGCTTCACAAGACGATACAGCCCTAAACGGCCTACGCCTGGTCTGCAATGATAACACATTCATTTCATCTACTGTCGGAAA GTGGGGTGCTTGGTCTGAGATTAATCACTGTCCCAGACCACACAAGTTGGTGTCCTTTTCTCTTAGAGTGGAGAAAAGCCAAGGGTTTGGTGATGACACTGCAGCCAACAACATCCAGTTCTTGTGCAGCGATGAGACGGTGCTCAGGGGCAACTCACATAATTGGGGTCATTATGGCTTATGGAGTCCTCGTTGCAAAGATGATACCTTTATATGTGGGCTCAGGACAAAAGTGGAGTCACCACAGCAGTCTGGGGATGACACTGCATTTAATGACGTGGTGTTCTTTTGTTGTAAGAACTAA